The Streptomyces sp. HUAS CB01 genome has a segment encoding these proteins:
- a CDS encoding phosphoadenylyl-sulfate reductase: protein MTAVRNGRTKDELKSLAERAGRDLEEASALDILTWAAETFGPRFCVTSSMEDAVVAHLASRAYPGVDVVFLDTGYHFPETVGTRDAVGAVMDVNLITLTPRQSVEEQDAEYGPRLHDRDPDLCCALRKVRPLEEGLTAYDAWATGLRRDESPTRAATPVVGWDEKRQKVKVSPIARWTQADVDAYVAEHGVLTNPLLMDGYASVGCAPCTRRVLEGEDARAGRWAGRAKTECGLHG from the coding sequence ATGACGGCGGTGAGGAACGGACGGACCAAGGACGAGCTGAAGTCCCTGGCCGAGCGCGCCGGGCGGGACCTCGAGGAGGCGTCCGCCCTCGACATCCTGACGTGGGCGGCCGAGACCTTCGGCCCCCGCTTCTGCGTCACCTCCTCCATGGAGGACGCGGTCGTCGCCCATCTGGCCTCGCGGGCCTACCCCGGTGTCGACGTGGTCTTCCTCGACACCGGCTACCACTTCCCCGAGACCGTCGGCACCCGTGACGCGGTCGGGGCCGTGATGGACGTCAACCTCATCACGCTCACCCCACGCCAGTCGGTGGAGGAGCAGGACGCCGAGTACGGGCCGCGGCTGCACGACCGCGACCCCGACCTGTGCTGCGCGCTGCGGAAGGTCCGGCCTCTCGAGGAGGGCCTCACCGCGTACGACGCGTGGGCGACCGGACTGCGCCGCGACGAGTCCCCGACCCGGGCGGCCACCCCGGTCGTCGGCTGGGACGAGAAGCGGCAGAAGGTGAAGGTCTCGCCGATCGCCCGCTGGACGCAGGCCGACGTGGACGCCTACGTCGCCGAGCACGGTGTCCTCACCAACCCGCTGCTCATGGACGGTTACGCCTCGGTGGGCTGCGCCCCCTGCACCCGGCGGGTGCTGGAGGGCGAGGACGCCCGGGCCGGCCGCTGGGCGGGCCGCGCGAAGACCGAGTGCGGGCTGCACGGCTGA
- the cysC gene encoding adenylyl-sulfate kinase yields the protein MTGATIWLTGLPSAGKTTIAYELAGRLRGEGRRVEVLDGDEIREFLSAGLGFSREDRHTNVQRIGFVAELLASNGVTALVPVIAPYADSREAVRKRHAAEGTPYVEVHVATPVDVCAVRDVKGLYARQAAGEISGLTGVDDPYEQPESPDLRIESHTQTVQESAQALHALLIERGLA from the coding sequence GTGACTGGGGCCACGATCTGGCTCACCGGGCTGCCGAGCGCGGGCAAGACCACGATCGCGTACGAGCTGGCCGGCCGGCTGCGCGGCGAGGGCCGCCGTGTCGAGGTGCTCGACGGCGACGAGATCCGCGAGTTCCTGTCCGCGGGCCTCGGGTTCAGCCGCGAGGACCGGCACACCAACGTCCAGCGGATCGGTTTCGTCGCCGAACTGCTGGCGTCCAACGGTGTGACGGCCCTGGTGCCGGTGATCGCCCCGTACGCGGACAGCCGCGAGGCCGTCCGCAAGCGGCACGCCGCCGAGGGCACGCCGTACGTCGAGGTGCACGTGGCGACCCCGGTCGACGTGTGCGCCGTGCGCGACGTCAAGGGCCTGTACGCCCGGCAGGCGGCAGGCGAGATCAGCGGCCTGACCGGGGTGGACGACCCGTACGAACAGCCGGAGTCCCCGGACCTGCGGATCGAGTCGCACACCCAGACGGTCCAGGAGTCGGCGCAGGCGCTGCACGCGCTGCTCATCGAGAGGGGGCTGGCATGA
- a CDS encoding GAF domain-containing protein, which translates to MRNTALDISRLSAADAAHAAHVLHQVHAATLAGRRPPIPPRPVIDASWQRMLRLGLDPDRSTSSVLLERDELEHRRRSTVLGEVMHTLSGGLTAIADASLQIMVVTDCQGRVLWREGNAGVLRQAGTICLEEGAAWSEDSTGTNAIGTALAARRPVQVHSAEHFVHTLHNWTCAAAPVQDPRDGRLLGIVDVSGPASSFHPATLALVRSVAQLAEAELRGRHLRQIERLRSVAAPILCRVGGRALAVDVHGWTAAVTGMAPVDRLPLPKSFRAGRVWLPSLGMCTVEPLPGGWLVRPDESRPSESGGRVVLDLSRARRWTVAVYGPAGSWTQELSPRHAELLYVLAVHPQGRTAAELAGDVFGDPTRTVTVRAEMSRVRRYLSGVLAHRPYRFTDEVDVEIVRPAHPGDLLPHSSAPAVAAARARSGTGTR; encoded by the coding sequence ATGAGGAACACGGCTCTGGACATCTCACGGCTGAGCGCCGCGGACGCCGCGCACGCGGCCCATGTGCTGCATCAGGTCCATGCGGCGACGCTGGCGGGGCGGCGCCCGCCGATCCCGCCCCGGCCGGTCATCGACGCGTCCTGGCAGCGGATGCTGCGACTCGGGCTGGACCCCGACCGTTCCACGAGCAGCGTGCTGCTGGAGCGCGACGAGCTGGAGCACCGGAGGAGGTCGACCGTGCTCGGCGAGGTGATGCACACGCTGAGCGGCGGCCTCACCGCGATCGCCGACGCGTCCCTCCAGATCATGGTGGTGACGGACTGTCAGGGCCGGGTGCTGTGGCGGGAGGGGAACGCGGGCGTGCTCCGGCAGGCCGGCACCATCTGCCTGGAGGAGGGTGCGGCCTGGAGCGAGGACAGCACCGGCACCAACGCCATCGGTACCGCACTCGCGGCCCGGCGCCCGGTGCAGGTCCACTCGGCCGAGCACTTCGTGCACACCCTGCACAACTGGACCTGCGCGGCCGCGCCGGTCCAGGACCCGCGCGACGGACGGCTGCTGGGCATCGTCGACGTCAGCGGCCCCGCGTCCAGTTTCCATCCGGCGACCCTCGCGCTCGTCAGATCGGTGGCGCAGCTCGCCGAGGCGGAGCTGCGGGGCCGTCATCTGCGGCAGATCGAACGGCTCCGCTCGGTCGCGGCGCCGATCCTGTGCCGGGTCGGCGGCCGGGCGCTCGCCGTGGACGTGCACGGCTGGACGGCCGCGGTCACCGGAATGGCGCCGGTCGACCGGCTGCCGCTGCCCAAGTCGTTCCGCGCGGGCCGGGTGTGGCTCCCGTCGCTGGGCATGTGCACCGTGGAACCGCTGCCCGGGGGGTGGTTGGTGCGCCCCGACGAGTCGCGGCCGTCGGAGTCCGGGGGGCGGGTCGTCCTGGATCTGAGCCGTGCCCGCCGCTGGACGGTCGCGGTCTACGGTCCCGCCGGCAGCTGGACCCAGGAGCTGAGTCCCCGCCACGCCGAACTGCTGTACGTACTGGCCGTGCATCCGCAGGGGCGTACGGCCGCGGAGCTCGCGGGCGACGTGTTCGGCGACCCGACGCGCACGGTCACGGTGCGCGCTGAAATGTCACGTGTGAGGCGCTACCTGTCGGGTGTGCTGGCGCACCGCCCGTACCGCTTCACCGACGAGGTCGACGTGGAGATCGTGCGCCCCGCCCACCCCGGGGACCTGCTCCCGCACTCCTCGGCCCCGGCCGTCGCCGCGGCGCGGGCCCGGTCCGGGACCGGGACGCGGTAG
- the cysD gene encoding sulfate adenylyltransferase subunit CysD, with amino-acid sequence MTAGGNTDSPYALSHLDALESEAVHIFREVAGEFERPVILFSGGKDSIVMLHLALKAFAPAAIPFSLMHVDTGHNFPEVIEYRDRVVRHHGLRLHVASVQDYIDRGVLRERPDGTRNPLQTVPLTEAIQQHRFDAVFGGGRRDEEKARAKERVFSLRDEFSQWDPRRQRPELWQLYNGRHAPGEHVRVFPLSNWTELDVWQYIQRERIELPEIYFAHEREVFPRNGMWLTAGDWGGPKDGESVEKRLIRYRTVGDMSCTGAVDSDARTLDAVIAEIAASRLTERGATRADDKLSEAAMEDRKREGYF; translated from the coding sequence ATGACCGCCGGCGGGAACACGGACAGCCCGTACGCGCTGTCGCACCTGGACGCCCTGGAGTCCGAGGCGGTGCACATCTTCCGCGAGGTGGCGGGCGAGTTCGAGCGGCCGGTGATCCTCTTCTCCGGCGGCAAGGACTCCATCGTCATGCTGCATCTCGCGCTGAAGGCTTTCGCGCCCGCCGCGATTCCCTTCTCGCTGATGCACGTGGACACGGGCCACAACTTCCCCGAGGTCATCGAGTACCGCGACCGTGTGGTCCGCCACCACGGCCTCAGGCTCCATGTGGCCTCCGTACAGGACTACATCGACCGCGGTGTGCTCCGCGAACGCCCCGACGGCACCCGCAATCCGCTGCAGACCGTTCCGCTCACCGAGGCCATCCAGCAGCACCGGTTCGACGCCGTGTTCGGCGGCGGGCGGCGCGACGAGGAGAAGGCCCGGGCCAAGGAGCGGGTGTTCTCGCTGCGGGACGAGTTCTCCCAGTGGGACCCGCGGCGCCAGCGCCCGGAGCTGTGGCAGCTGTACAACGGCCGTCACGCTCCCGGTGAGCACGTCCGCGTGTTCCCCCTCTCCAACTGGACCGAGCTCGACGTCTGGCAGTACATCCAGCGCGAGCGGATCGAGCTGCCGGAGATCTACTTCGCCCACGAGCGGGAGGTCTTCCCCCGCAACGGCATGTGGCTGACCGCCGGCGACTGGGGCGGCCCCAAGGACGGCGAGAGCGTGGAGAAGCGGCTGATCCGCTACCGCACCGTCGGCGACATGTCCTGCACGGGCGCGGTCGACTCCGACGCCCGCACGCTCGACGCCGTGATCGCCGAGATCGCCGCCTCCCGGCTCACCGAGCGGGGCGCGACCCGCGCCGACGACAAGCTGTCCGAGGCCGCGATGGAAGACCGCAAGCGCGAAGGGTACTTCTAG
- a CDS encoding putative leader peptide, with protein sequence MSRAGIALVSRRHVDLGRMSSAMCRVD encoded by the coding sequence ATGTCTCGAGCTGGAATTGCCTTGGTGAGTCGGCGGCACGTCGACCTCGGCCGCATGTCCAGCGCCATGTGTCGCGTGGACTGA
- a CDS encoding acyl-CoA dehydrogenase family protein: MATSTHTVTNQPPPLVAYDVFSADRALAEAVERHLDPGVHDAARRELAELGRAAGSAQAQRWAVQADTNPPVLRTHDRYGNRIDEVDFHPAWHRLLGKAVTSGLTNAWGRPGGHVRRAAGFLVWSQAEAGHGCPVSMTHAAVPTLRTDPDLAAEWEPRLTSDVYAQELRPAARKPGVLFGMGMTEKQGGSDVRAITTRAVPLAAASEYELTGHKWFCSAPMSDGFLVLAQAPGGLTCFLVPRVLDDGTRNVFAIQRLKDKLGNRSNASAEVEFSGTWARRVGEEGSGVRTIIGMVAATRLDCVLGSAALMRQSVAQAVHHASYRSAFGGPLADKPLMRNVLADLALESEAATVLGMRLAAAYDAAGEGSESERALLRLAVPAAKYWVTKRCTPVVAEALECLGGNGYVEESGMPRLLRESPLNSVWEGSGNIQALDVLRALRGAPRTAGRGGRDMPPLDAFLREVGLARGADHRLDGAIKGMLTELADLGSAEVRARRLAERMALVLQGSLLVRWAPPEVADAFCASRLGGDWGAAFGTLPYGLNQAAVVERARVEV; encoded by the coding sequence ATGGCGACCAGCACCCACACCGTGACCAACCAGCCTCCGCCCCTGGTGGCGTACGACGTGTTCTCCGCGGACCGTGCGCTGGCCGAGGCGGTCGAGCGGCACCTCGACCCGGGGGTCCACGACGCGGCGCGGCGGGAGCTGGCGGAGCTCGGCAGGGCCGCCGGTTCTGCCCAGGCGCAGCGCTGGGCGGTCCAGGCCGACACGAACCCGCCGGTGCTGCGCACGCACGACCGGTACGGCAACCGGATCGACGAGGTCGACTTCCATCCGGCATGGCACCGGCTGCTCGGCAAGGCCGTCACCTCCGGGCTGACGAACGCCTGGGGACGGCCCGGCGGGCACGTGCGGCGCGCGGCCGGGTTCCTGGTGTGGTCGCAGGCGGAGGCCGGGCACGGCTGCCCGGTGTCGATGACGCACGCCGCGGTGCCCACGCTGCGCACCGACCCGGACCTCGCCGCGGAGTGGGAGCCGAGGCTGACGTCCGACGTGTACGCACAGGAGCTCCGGCCGGCCGCGCGGAAGCCCGGCGTGCTGTTCGGGATGGGCATGACGGAGAAGCAGGGAGGCAGCGACGTCCGCGCGATCACGACCCGGGCCGTGCCGCTGGCCGCGGCCTCGGAGTACGAGCTGACCGGGCACAAGTGGTTCTGCTCGGCGCCGATGAGCGACGGTTTCCTGGTGCTGGCCCAGGCGCCCGGTGGGCTGACGTGCTTCCTCGTGCCGCGGGTGCTGGACGACGGGACGCGGAACGTGTTCGCGATCCAGCGGCTGAAGGACAAGCTGGGCAACCGGTCGAACGCGTCGGCCGAGGTGGAGTTCTCCGGGACCTGGGCGCGCCGGGTCGGCGAGGAGGGGAGCGGGGTGCGCACCATCATCGGGATGGTGGCGGCCACCCGGCTGGACTGCGTGCTCGGTTCGGCGGCCCTGATGCGGCAGTCGGTGGCGCAGGCCGTGCACCACGCCTCGTACCGGAGCGCGTTCGGGGGCCCGCTCGCCGACAAGCCGCTGATGCGCAACGTTCTGGCCGATCTGGCGCTGGAGTCGGAGGCGGCGACGGTGCTGGGAATGCGGCTGGCCGCGGCGTACGACGCCGCCGGTGAGGGCTCGGAGTCGGAGCGGGCCCTGCTGCGGCTCGCGGTGCCGGCGGCCAAGTACTGGGTCACCAAGCGGTGTACGCCGGTCGTGGCGGAGGCGCTGGAGTGTCTGGGCGGGAACGGCTACGTGGAGGAGTCGGGGATGCCGCGGCTGCTGCGGGAGTCGCCGCTCAACTCCGTGTGGGAGGGGTCGGGCAACATCCAGGCGCTGGACGTGCTGCGGGCGCTGCGGGGCGCGCCCCGTACGGCCGGCCGGGGCGGGAGGGACATGCCGCCCCTGGACGCCTTCCTCCGGGAGGTGGGCCTGGCCCGGGGTGCCGACCACCGGCTGGACGGAGCGATCAAGGGGATGCTGACGGAGCTGGCGGATCTCGGGTCGGCGGAGGTGCGGGCGCGGCGGCTGGCCGAGCGGATGGCGTTGGTGCTGCAGGGGTCGCTGCTGGTGCGCTGGGCACCGCCGGAGGTCGCGGACGCGTTCTGTGCCTCGCGGCTGGGCGGTGACTGGGGGGCGGCGTTCGGGACGCTGCCGTACGGGCTGAACCAGGCGGCGGTGGTGGAACGGGCGCGCGTGGAGGTGTGA
- a CDS encoding FAD-binding oxidoreductase translates to MDSAALDALREALRGPVVGPQDPEYDETRAIYNAMIDRRPAAFARCVDAADVMRTVRFARERDLELAVRGGGHSGPGLCLVDGALTLDLSLMRWVRVDPVTRTARVGGGSVLGDLDHAGHGFGLATPSGIMSTTGAGGLTLGGGHGYLTRRHGLTADNLIGADVVLADGTFVTVSEDERPDLFWALRGGGGNFGVVTSFTYRLHPVDTVGVAITVWPVESTREVLDWYRAFLPEAPRDLYGFFALLSVPPGPPFPEEIHGRKVCGVVWCRTGDLERPGLDEGFAAVTEPAQPLFHFATPMPYPGLQTLFDGLIPRGLQWYWRGDFFDRIADGAVDVHLKYGENLPTPLSTMHLYPVDGAAHDVAPGDTAWAYRDAVWSGVIAGIDPDPANAGLIREWAVDYWTALHPFSMGGAYVNFVGADEGPERVTATYRDHYDRLREVKRRYDPDNFLHANQNIPPA, encoded by the coding sequence ATGGACAGCGCCGCTCTCGATGCGCTGCGTGAGGCCCTGCGTGGGCCGGTGGTGGGTCCGCAGGACCCCGAGTACGACGAGACCCGGGCGATCTACAACGCGATGATCGACCGGCGTCCGGCCGCGTTCGCCCGGTGCGTGGACGCGGCCGACGTGATGCGGACCGTCAGGTTCGCCCGTGAGCGGGACCTGGAGCTCGCCGTACGCGGCGGAGGCCACAGCGGGCCCGGGCTCTGCCTGGTGGACGGCGCCCTCACCCTCGATCTGTCCCTGATGCGCTGGGTGCGCGTCGATCCTGTGACCCGCACGGCTCGGGTCGGCGGCGGCTCCGTGCTCGGCGACCTGGACCACGCGGGTCACGGCTTCGGGCTGGCCACCCCCTCGGGCATCATGTCGACGACGGGTGCCGGCGGCCTGACGCTCGGCGGCGGTCACGGCTATCTGACCCGCCGCCACGGGCTGACGGCCGACAATCTGATCGGCGCGGACGTCGTGCTCGCCGACGGCACGTTCGTCACGGTCTCCGAGGACGAGCGGCCCGACCTGTTCTGGGCCCTGCGCGGCGGTGGCGGGAACTTCGGCGTCGTCACCTCCTTCACGTACCGGCTCCACCCGGTGGACACGGTGGGGGTCGCGATCACCGTGTGGCCGGTGGAGAGCACCCGCGAGGTGCTGGACTGGTACCGCGCGTTCCTGCCGGAGGCGCCCCGGGACCTCTACGGCTTCTTCGCCCTGCTGTCCGTGCCGCCGGGGCCGCCCTTCCCCGAGGAGATCCACGGACGGAAGGTGTGCGGGGTGGTGTGGTGCCGGACCGGCGACCTGGAGCGGCCGGGGCTGGACGAGGGCTTCGCCGCGGTGACCGAGCCGGCCCAGCCGTTGTTCCACTTCGCGACGCCGATGCCCTACCCGGGGCTGCAGACCCTCTTCGACGGGCTGATACCGAGGGGACTCCAGTGGTACTGGCGGGGCGACTTCTTCGACCGGATCGCGGACGGCGCCGTCGACGTGCACCTGAAGTACGGGGAGAACCTGCCGACCCCGCTGTCGACGATGCACCTCTACCCCGTGGACGGTGCCGCCCACGACGTGGCCCCGGGCGACACCGCGTGGGCCTACCGCGACGCCGTCTGGTCGGGGGTCATCGCCGGCATCGACCCGGACCCGGCGAACGCCGGGCTCATCAGGGAGTGGGCGGTCGACTACTGGACCGCGCTCCACCCGTTCTCGATGGGCGGCGCGTACGTGAACTTCGTGGGCGCCGACGAGGGCCCGGAGCGCGTCACGGCCACGTACCGGGACCACTACGACCGGCTGCGGGAGGTCAAGCGCCGGTACGACCCGGACAACTTCCTCCACGCCAACCAGAACATCCCGCCCGCCTGA
- a CDS encoding nitrite/sulfite reductase, translated as MAATPGQPATATPRRKAGRHRGEGQWAVGHFTPLNGNEQFKKDDDGLNVRTRIETIYSKRGFDSIDPNDLRGRMRWWGLYTQRRPGIDGGKTAILEPEELDDEYFMLRVRIDGGRLTTEQLRVIGEISQEFARGTADITDRQNVQYHWIRIEDVPEIWERLEAVGLSTTEACGDTPRVILGSPVAGIAEDEIIDGTPAIDEIQRRIVGNRAFSNLPRKFKSAISGSPLLDVAHEINDIAFVGVDHPEHGPGFDLWVGGGLSTNPKIGVRLGAWVPLEEVPDVYEGVISIFRDYGYRRLRTRARLKFLVADWGAEKFRQVLEDEYLRRPLTDGPAPEQPVQRWRDHVGVHRQQDGRFYVGFAPRVGRVDGATLTKIAEVAEAHGSGRVRTTAEQKMIVLDVEESQVESLVSGLESLDLRVTPSPFRRGTMACTGIEFCKLAIVETKARGASLIDELERRIPEFDEPITININGCPNACARIQVADIGLKGQLVLDENGDQVEGFQVHLGGALGLEAGFGRKVRGLKVTSAELPDYVERVLKRFQAEREDGERFAAWVARASEEALS; from the coding sequence ATGGCCGCCACCCCCGGACAGCCCGCCACCGCCACGCCCCGCCGCAAGGCCGGACGCCACCGCGGCGAGGGTCAGTGGGCCGTCGGCCACTTCACGCCCCTGAACGGCAACGAGCAGTTCAAGAAGGACGACGACGGTCTCAATGTGCGGACACGCATTGAGACGATCTACTCCAAGCGCGGCTTCGACTCGATCGACCCCAACGACCTCCGCGGCCGGATGCGCTGGTGGGGCCTGTACACCCAGCGCAGGCCCGGGATCGACGGCGGCAAGACCGCGATCCTGGAGCCGGAGGAGCTGGACGACGAGTACTTCATGCTGCGCGTCCGGATCGACGGCGGGCGGCTGACCACCGAGCAGCTGCGCGTCATCGGCGAGATCTCGCAGGAGTTCGCGCGCGGCACCGCCGACATCACCGACCGGCAGAACGTCCAGTACCACTGGATCCGCATCGAGGACGTACCCGAGATCTGGGAGCGCCTGGAGGCCGTCGGCCTGTCCACCACCGAGGCGTGCGGTGACACCCCGCGCGTCATCCTCGGCTCCCCGGTGGCCGGTATCGCCGAGGACGAGATCATCGACGGCACGCCCGCCATCGACGAGATCCAGCGCCGGATCGTCGGCAACAGGGCCTTCTCCAACCTCCCGCGCAAGTTCAAGTCGGCGATCTCCGGCTCGCCCCTGCTGGACGTGGCGCACGAGATCAACGACATCGCCTTCGTAGGCGTGGACCACCCCGAGCACGGCCCCGGCTTCGACCTGTGGGTCGGCGGCGGTCTCTCCACCAACCCGAAGATCGGCGTCCGGCTCGGCGCCTGGGTGCCGCTGGAGGAGGTCCCGGACGTCTACGAGGGCGTCATCTCGATCTTCCGCGACTACGGCTACCGCCGGCTGCGCACCCGTGCGCGGCTGAAGTTCCTGGTCGCCGACTGGGGCGCGGAGAAGTTCCGCCAGGTGCTGGAGGACGAGTACCTGCGGCGTCCGCTGACGGACGGCCCGGCACCCGAGCAGCCCGTGCAGCGCTGGCGCGACCACGTCGGTGTGCACCGGCAGCAGGACGGCCGCTTCTACGTCGGCTTCGCGCCGCGCGTCGGCCGCGTCGACGGCGCCACCCTCACCAAGATCGCCGAGGTGGCGGAGGCGCACGGATCGGGCCGGGTCCGTACGACCGCCGAGCAGAAGATGATCGTCCTCGATGTCGAGGAGTCGCAGGTCGAGTCGCTGGTGTCCGGGCTGGAGTCGCTGGACCTGCGGGTCACCCCGTCCCCGTTCCGGCGCGGCACGATGGCCTGCACCGGCATCGAGTTCTGCAAGCTGGCCATCGTCGAGACCAAGGCCCGCGGCGCCTCGCTGATCGACGAACTCGAGCGCCGCATCCCCGAGTTCGACGAGCCGATCACCATCAACATCAACGGTTGCCCCAACGCCTGCGCCCGTATCCAGGTGGCGGACATCGGTCTCAAGGGCCAGCTGGTGCTGGACGAGAACGGCGACCAGGTCGAGGGCTTCCAGGTGCACCTGGGCGGTGCGCTGGGCCTGGAGGCCGGCTTCGGCCGCAAGGTCCGCGGTCTGAAGGTCACCTCGGCCGAGCTGCCCGACTACGTCGAGCGCGTCCTCAAGCGCTTCCAGGCGGAGCGCGAGGACGGCGAGCGCTTCGCCGCGTGGGTGGCGCGGGCCAGCGAGGAGGCGCTGTCATGA
- a CDS encoding YihY/virulence factor BrkB family protein → MQAANETPDRPAGRLHRARVLYRNVSKRKLAWLLLKDTVNSCIEYRILGLAAEAAFFTLLSLPPLMLGMLGLLGYVDDWTSTTTVASIQENILRAAGTVLSDRGVNDIAKPLLEDVTRGGRPDVISLGFAIALWSGSRAVNVFIDTITVMYGLDGQRGIVATRLLAFLLYLIALLIGAVVLPLAVVGPDRVVEFVPFGADLVSVLYWPVVILLSVAFLTTLYHVSVPVRSPWVEDIPGALVALGMWFLGSFLLRIYLTSTVEGPTIYGSLAAPIAVLLWIGISAFAVLVGAAVNAAIDRVWPSVATAAARAANQRVRAAHAAELVARARAAEEESEDGEEGGDMPSEFPERWSKFLPPDDVRSRLQGSREHRDKDSRDPRGKDSRDPRGKGDRDPHDKDKGEQKL, encoded by the coding sequence GTGCAGGCAGCAAACGAAACACCCGACCGGCCCGCCGGCCGGCTCCACCGGGCCCGAGTCCTCTACCGCAACGTCTCCAAGCGGAAGCTCGCCTGGCTGCTGCTGAAGGACACGGTCAATTCGTGCATCGAGTACCGGATCCTGGGGCTGGCGGCCGAGGCCGCGTTCTTCACCCTGCTGTCCCTGCCGCCGCTGATGCTCGGCATGCTCGGCCTCCTCGGCTACGTCGACGACTGGACCAGCACCACCACCGTCGCCTCCATCCAGGAGAACATCCTCCGCGCCGCAGGCACCGTCCTGTCCGACCGGGGCGTCAACGATATCGCCAAACCCCTGCTGGAGGACGTCACCCGCGGCGGCCGTCCCGACGTCATCTCCCTCGGCTTCGCGATCGCCCTGTGGTCCGGCTCCCGCGCGGTGAACGTCTTCATCGACACCATCACCGTGATGTACGGACTCGACGGCCAGCGCGGCATCGTCGCCACCCGGCTGCTGGCGTTCCTGCTCTACCTGATCGCGCTGCTGATCGGCGCCGTCGTACTGCCGCTCGCCGTGGTCGGCCCGGACCGGGTCGTCGAGTTCGTGCCGTTCGGCGCGGACCTCGTCAGCGTCCTGTACTGGCCGGTGGTGATCCTGCTGTCCGTCGCCTTCCTCACCACGCTGTACCACGTGTCCGTGCCGGTCCGCTCGCCCTGGGTGGAGGACATCCCGGGCGCACTGGTGGCCCTCGGCATGTGGTTCCTCGGAAGCTTCCTGCTGCGCATCTATCTGACCAGCACCGTCGAGGGCCCCACCATCTACGGCTCCCTCGCCGCGCCCATCGCCGTGCTGCTGTGGATCGGCATCTCGGCGTTCGCGGTCCTCGTCGGCGCCGCCGTCAACGCCGCCATCGACCGGGTCTGGCCGTCGGTCGCCACGGCCGCCGCCCGCGCCGCGAACCAGCGCGTACGGGCCGCCCACGCCGCCGAGCTGGTCGCCCGCGCCCGGGCGGCGGAGGAGGAGAGCGAGGACGGGGAGGAGGGCGGGGACATGCCCTCGGAGTTCCCCGAGCGCTGGTCGAAGTTCCTGCCGCCGGACGACGTGAGGTCACGGCTGCAGGGGAGCCGGGAGCATCGCGACAAGGACAGCCGGGACCCTCGTGGAAAGGACAGCCGGGACCCTCGTGGAAAGGGCGACCGGGACCCTCATGACAAGGACAAGGGTGAGCAGAAGCTCTGA
- a CDS encoding GNAT family N-acetyltransferase yields the protein MSITVTTWSLEQTSPSDLRPAAEPAGDVRIVRAEVPSPEFSRFLYTAVGGDIRWTDRLALTHAQWEESLTRPGVETWVAYERGTPAGYVELEAQEEGAVEIVYFGLIPAFRGRRIGGHLLSYGTARAWDLAERWPGRTPTKRVWLHTCSKDGPYAMDNYLRRGYTLFDTKVEEEPEVATPGPWPGARG from the coding sequence ATGAGCATCACTGTGACCACGTGGTCCCTGGAGCAGACCTCCCCCTCCGATCTGCGCCCCGCCGCCGAGCCCGCGGGAGACGTACGGATCGTGCGTGCCGAGGTCCCCTCGCCCGAGTTCAGCCGCTTCCTCTACACGGCGGTCGGCGGGGACATCCGCTGGACGGACCGGCTGGCGCTCACCCACGCGCAGTGGGAGGAGTCGCTGACCAGGCCGGGCGTCGAGACGTGGGTGGCGTACGAGCGCGGCACGCCCGCCGGGTACGTCGAGCTGGAGGCCCAGGAAGAGGGTGCGGTCGAGATCGTCTACTTCGGGTTGATCCCGGCCTTCCGCGGCCGGCGGATCGGCGGTCATCTGCTGTCGTACGGCACCGCTCGCGCCTGGGACCTCGCGGAGCGCTGGCCGGGACGCACCCCGACGAAGCGGGTCTGGCTCCACACGTGCTCCAAGGACGGCCCGTACGCGATGGACAACTACCTGCGCCGCGGCTACACGCTCTTCGACACCAAGGTGGAGGAGGAGCCGGAGGTCGCCACCCCCGGCCCCTGGCCCGGCGCCCGCGGCTGA